The window TAAGTGaggcccgtgtgcacggggtcccgATGGCCCATTTGCACGGGGTCCTCTATGAGCGGACGAAAAGCTCTGGATCCGTGGGGGAAATCAACTTTGCGGCCAAAAATCGATGGATGGAAGGGTGGGGAAGATGGTATGGCAAATTCGTGGATCAAAACAACCAAATCTCACAAGATCAACAAATTGCAAGAAAAATTTGGGGCTCTTTTTGGTGAGGATTTTCgaattaggacgaaaaacaatAAAAAAAGCTAGAAAGTGGAGGGTAGGGACTCCAAGATGTGAatcaaccttgctcatgataccaagatgttgtagggtggaaccctatgaTGGATCTTTTCACACATGGAGGGGAAAAGGGATGAACACCAAGAAACTCAAAGAGGAATTCACTCCAACAATACCCAATTACACATCCACTAGAATAGcaacacaagatccacaagttcACAAACACAATCAAAGGAAAGATACAATGGTAGAGTTCTTCCCACTCCtaggagatgaggtcttgatgatggtagtcttctccaagaggaggtctgAAATCCCCAGGGGATCCTCTTCAAAGAGGCCTTTATCTCCAATGGAGGTGGTAGAAGGAGCAAGCTCTCAAATTCTCATCTATGTTTTTGCTAACCCTAAACATAACCCTAGGTACGAATTATATAGGTTTGGGGAGGTAGGAGATGAAGTGGGTGTGAAATGGAGGCCCAACAACCCACATCAGCCGGCCATCATGTAGGGTCCGTGCGCACGGTACACGCCCATGTGCACGGGGTGCTACAGCCGTAGCTCCCTGTGTAGTCCATGGGCACGGGGTCTCGGGGGCCCGTGCGCATGGGGTCGCCTGGGACTTCCTGTCCAGCAGCTGTTTGACTCTGTCTTCCTTCGCGTGGCCTTGGGGTGGTCCTCCTACTCCTTGGTGATGCTCCTTAGCCGCTTGGGAGTGTTCCTCTTCGTACCTAATGACACACAGAGCATTTTGGTGAGGTAGCACCCAAGTTTCACTTGTATCCATATGCATGTCAAGTAGGAAAGAGTTCACCTTGGTTTCCATTGCACGTGCTCTAGATCTTGTCATGGGTCCACGTGATGCTTGATGAGTTGGTGTAGAGTCCATGGGGATGATggaaggatgctccgcatcacttgGCTTGCTGTACTATTCTCTAGTAGTGTCATGAGACACTTAGTTGGCTGATGATTTCTTTATGATTATTGCATGTCTATGAGCTCTATGCTTCGACCCCATAATTTTTATATTTGCTAGCCCCTTCGGTACTAAGCACTGCTGACTCTCATATTAAGATATGGCATCCTTTGCTAGTACAACAAACCATGTGGGAGGACTTTCTCTTGTTCTCCTACACATATACCCAAGTATCTACTCAAAAAGCTAGCATACCTACATACTTTTGGCAATTCCATAGTCGTTCGAGTAAATTACCATGCACTACCATTTATGTTACATGACTAGAGATATGTTGTCATTGTCatctgctttgcatgatcattATATCTACCATTGTGTTTTTATGGCTTTACCATTTTTATCATAGGCATGCTACATTAGATCATTCCACATCCTAGCACACTTTTAGAGGCATCAAATGGAGAGATGTTTCAATGTTCATAGCTGATACATCTCcaaagaaaaatgaaaaagacgagaaagaaaataaaaaccaGTGAAAACCGAGAAAGAAACGAAGAAAATAAGTGAAAAAACAGGGAAAACTAATAAATGAAAAAAACTGGTGAAGAAGTAGAAAAAAGGGAAGAAACAAAGAAACCAAAATAGAAACACaaagaaaaaacaaaggaaacCACATTGAACACACAACCAGCAAACGATCTAACGCTAAAAGATGGGTCGGCCAAGTATTGTACGGTCCAGGAAAACCTTCAGCCAAGACGCTACGAACTCTCGCTATAAGGGAGATATAGGGTTTGCGTCCAATAAGTCCCTCATAACAAGAAGGGAAGAAAATTCCTAAAGGATGGAACAACTTACAGGCTAACGCGTGCTTTGCCGCGCCGGTCTTCACTCATGGGACGAACTCTCTTTTTTGTATATAAGGTTATCACAGACAGTTGTTTAATTTTGGTTTTATCTGCGTTGGCTTGGGATTTCATTATATTATGATGATGTATTTTTCCTTTCATATATTGTATGGGACTATTGTTGAAAACAATAATTTTGTATGAGAGGTGAGGGTAGTTGTTCGATTTGTGGTTGTGGTGTCCTGACACATTTCGACCTTGGTGTCAGATGATGATGGTTCTGTGAGCCCTTTGGGAGCTCCTATTCCACATTAAAACCGTCGAATTGCAGCTATAACGCTCGCATGAGTCGGCCCATAAAGCTCTCATCCACTCAGCTTGGCTCCCTGCTCTCCTCGCATGCTTAGATTTTTTCAAGCTCGCTCCAGTGCCAGCTCAAAAAAGCTACTATCCTTTTGTTCTTATTTGAAACTTTGCTAAATCAAAATATTTTCACTTTCTTAAAAATGGATTTAGAAAGAAGATTTGAATTAAAAACATGAACTTTAGAAAATGTCCAAAATTTAAAAATATTAGTGGATTTCAAATAGTGTGTGTGAATATGAAAAATCACAAATTTAGAAATGTTCATATACTTTATTAATGTTGATGAATTTTAAAAGTTTGATATTTTAAAAACAAGTCATGTATTTTAAAGCATGGTCATGATTTTTGTtaaatgttcacaaattttaataaaaaaatcatTAATTAAAATGtgaaaagcaaaataaaaactgTCAAAACAGGTAGACAAACACATAAAAAAACCCGGACTCACCGCCTCCCTTGAGCTTACTTTTTCTATGAGGTTAACTTCATTAGCGATCCCATCACAATCACAAGCAACCAGAAAGGTTTGAttttcaagcttggggatgccgaacGCATACTCACTTCAGTTCTTACAAGAACCaaaagtctaagcttggggatgcccaagacaTCACTGTTCTACATAGACAACAATTGTTCGGTCCCTTTTGAACCTCTTGAATCTAggttgttttgttttgttttgtttgcATAATCTTGGAGTGTTTCTTCTCTTACGCATTTTAATAAATGTAAGTGTCACCTCTGAATATTTGCATCATTTTGGACATAGAGTGTTTGGCTTGATTATTTTAATCAATGTGCTTCACTTTTATCTCTTAGAGTAATGGTAGTGGTGTTATGCGAATATCACTTTTTGTGCTCCAATTTTATTTTGCTAGAAGGTTATAGGACTTTGTTGGCACTTGTTTTAATGATGTACCTTGAGGTTATTATGTTGGTTTTGGTACTGGACATAAAGTCTTGCATGCTTAGGATGGTAATTAACTTGATAGAAACACTCACATGGTCTATTTCAATAGTTGTGGATTTTACTTCAGTTTTGAGACATTCTTATCATTGTGGATTCGTATGCAAAGTAGAGACTGCTATTTAGATATAGTACAATGCATACAATGTTTAAATAGACATTTGCCTTTCTTTCACCTAACAAAAAATTTAGGGACTCTAATGAGACGTGGAGAACTGCTTAGTTTTATTTGCATGCAACCATCACAGACCAGCGACTTTGATGCAGCCGAGAAAGAATGGTGGTCGTCTACCTACAAATAAGTTCTATTGTGATACTTGGCTTGCTGTACTATTATCTAGTAGTGCCATGAGACAGTTATTTGGTTGATGAGTTCTTTATGATTATTGCATGTCTATGAGCTCCATTCTCCGATCCCATAAAACTTTTATTTGCTAGCCCCTTCGGTACTAAGCGCTGCCCACTCTCATATTGAGATATGGCATCCTTTGTTGGTACAACCAACCCTGTGGGAGGACTTTCTCCTGTTCTCCGGCACATagatgttggggaacatagcatgcaatttcaaaaaaattcctacgctcacgcaagatctatctaggagatgcatagcaacgacagggagagagtgtgtccatgtaccctcgtagaccgaaagcggaagtgtttgcttaacgcggttgatgtagtcgaacgtcttctcgatccaaccaatcaagcaccgaacgtacgacacctccgagttctgcacacgttcagctcgatgacgtccctcgaactcttgatccagcagagtgtcgaggcaGAGTTCCATccgcacgacggcgtggtgacggtgatggtgaagtgatccgcgcagggctttgcctaagcactacgtgaatatgatcGGAGGCGTAGACTGTGGAGAGGGCGCcacacacggcttggaacaattgatgtgtgttctaggcgcccccttccccacgtatataaaggagggagggagggggaggaggccgtcCCTACGCGCACCCCAAGTAGGCGgagtcctacttgggctcctagtaggattcgccccccccctttccttttaccggagggggaagggggaaggagaggaggaggataagataaggggggcgcagccccctctcctagtcctattcggactcctcccttgtggggcgtgcgccacccctttgtgggctggtgtgcctccctcctatggcccatatggcccatatattCCCCTGTggagttccggtaaccccccagtactccgatatgtacccgatacagtccggaacacttccggtgtctatcatccaatatatcaatctttacctctcgaccatttcgagactcctcgtcatgtccgtgatctcatccggaactccgaacaacatttggtcaccaaatcacataactcatataatacctcgtcatcgaacgttaagcgtgcggaccctatgggttcgagaactatgtagacatgaccgagacacctctccggtcaataaccaacagtggaacctggatgctcatattggttcccacatactaagatctttgtcggtcgtaccgtaatgacgacatacgttattccctttgtcatcggtatgttacttgcccgagattcgatcgttggtatctccatacctagttcaatctcgttaccgggaagtctctttactcgttctgtaatgcatcatcccacaactaactcattagtcacattgcttgcaaggcttattatgatgtgcattaccgagagggcccagagatacctctccgatactcggagtgacaaatcctaatctcgatctatgccaacccaacaaacaccttcggagatacctgtagagcatctttataatcacccagttacgttgtgacttttgatagcacacaaggtattcctccggtatccgggagttgcataatctcatagtcaaagaaatatgtataagtcatcaagaaagcaatagcaataaaacttaacgatcattatgctaagctaacggatgggtcttgtccatcacatcattctcctaatgatgtgatcccgttaatcaaatgacaacacatgtctatggttaggaaacttaaccatctttgatcaacgagctagtctagtagaggcttactagggacatggtgttttgtctatgtatccacacatgtatcaagtttccggttaatacaattctagcatgataataaacatttatcatgatataaggaaatataaaatgacaactttattattgcctctagggcatatttccttcaatagaCCCAAGTATCTACTCAAAACAGCTAGCATACCTACCTACTTCTGGCAGTTCCATAGTAGTTCGAGTAAATTGCCATTCACTACCATTTATGTTACATGACTAGAGATATGTTGTCATTGTCATATGCTTTGGATGATCATTATATCTACCATTGCATTTTTATGGCTTTACAATTTTCATCATAGACATGCTACACTAGATCATTCCGCATCCTAGTACACTGCTTGAGGCATCATATGGAGAGATGTATTCATGTTCATAGCTGATACGTCTGCcccgtatctataattttttttattgttccatgctattagagtatcaatcttggatgttttatatgcaatcatatatcattttttgggactaacctattaacctagtgtcAAATgatagttgctgtttttttgcctatttttggTTTTCCACGAAATAAGTaacaaacgaagtccaaatgctacgaaattttttgacgattttttctAAACAAAAGAGACCCTTAGAAGCTTCGAGAGGAGACCAGAAGGCAAACGAGGAGACGACAAGCCAACAGGGCATGCcgagggggtaggcgcgccctgatgccttgtgggcccctcgtggctccgtctgacctaattccacctctataaattctcttaaatcgggaaaccaacagagagccacccaaaatactttttccgccaccgcaagtttctgttcttttgtgatcccatctggaggccttttacGATACTcttccggagggggaatcgatcatggagggcatctacatcaaccttgctacccttccgatgatgtgtgagtagttcaccacagacctacgggtccatagctagtagctagatggcttcttccctctctttgatcttcaatacaatgttctcctcgatgtacTTGCAGTCCTATTCGATGTAGTcttcttttacggtgtgtttgttgggatccgatgaattgtgggtttatgatcagattattcatgaatattaattgagtcttctctgaattcttttatgcatgattattataacTCTGTATTTCTCTCCGGTCTATACATTTGGTTtgaccaactagattgatttatcttgcaacggGAGAGCTGCTTTGTAATGGGTTTAATCGTGCAGTGCTCTATatcccagtgacaaagtaggggactagacacatatttgtattgttgcaATTAAGGGGAAAACgacggggtttattcatattggttggatttactttgtctacatcatgtcatcttgcttaaggtgttactccatTTTTATTAACTTAATACTTTAGATGCATGCGGGAAAGCGATCGATGGGTGGAGTAAccgtagtagatgcagacaggagtcggtctaattgtctcggacatgatgcctatatacatgatcattgccttgaatattgtcataactatgcgcttttctatcaattgcccaacaataatttgtttatcCACCGTATACTTTTTGTTCGAGAGAGaaacctctagtgaaaactatgcccccggatctacttttatcatatataaaatccaaaaataccttgctgcaatttatttaccattattttattttgtgttttactttatctatctatcagtatgagatttgatccttgcaaataaccgccgaggggattgacaacccccttgatcgcgttgggtgcaagcatttgcttttgtgtgtgtaAGTGCCGCTAACGAGGTTtcgcgtggttctcctactggattgataaccttggttcttaattgAGGGAAATCCTTATCTCTACTgatgcatcatcctctcctcttcgaggaaatcccaacgcagctcacaagtagcaggaggaatttctggcgctgttgccggggagacatcaccGAAACCTAACAAGTACCTCCGCACAAACTATCACCTACTTGTTATTACTTtcatttgccatttgcctctcgttttcatcccctcccccctccccacttctaaaacaattttacaaaaaaacacaaaaatatttttgtTTGCTTGCTTTACCACTATGGCTAGTTCTTCGCTTGTTACGTGTACCCCTgaaaatgaagttctcaattttaaacaaagggaagGAAAGATTTTAAAAGATACTTTGTATAGAATTTGCTATGCTCAAAATAGACAACTCATAAGCAATCTACTACTTTTCTTCTTCGTAATTTTTATGCGTGTGTCactacttggtatagatttgtgttGGATACTATTACAGAGGGAATTTCTTGAGTAGTCACCCTATGGATGCTTCCAACactatgggaaatttagtgggaTCACCACTTATCACTATTAATGAAGCATCTTTGACTTTCGACGATGTTATGCAAAGGCTAGagattattgaaaataaagtgtCTACCATAGAACATGTTGAGTATTTAGATAAAAAGATTCATAATCATATTACACAATTTGGATCAAAGGTAGAAACTACGTTAAAAGTGCTAAAAGATGAGGAGCCCGTAATTAATGAAAGGATAGAACAAAGAACCGCTAGAATTGATAAGTTGGAAGAAGTTATTAATATTTTGGGTTCTGCCTTTTCTTCCGTTAAAACTATTAAAAGAACCCCTCCTAATAAGAATTGCAagtttatgtatgttcctaagaACAAGGGTGCCACTTCTAGTAAAGGGAgcgaagatcttaaaatgattagtGTTCACCCAGACTTCATTGATTTAATAAAGGAACCCATCGATGAGAATAAATTACTTAATTTTGTTCCTATAAGTGTGGTCataaaaaaatattcatgttaAGCTAGAGGGTGTGGTAAAAAATTGAGAGAGTTGTGTAAAAGTTTTGATGCACTTTCCTTAGAAACTGAAGAGTTTTCGAGAAAGCATCCGACTTTCCTATTGGGAAAGTGTTGGGTTTGATGGGGAACAGAAATTTCTGTCATAATCCCCCCTTGAAACGTCTTGTTAAGATACGTCAGTTCAAGTTTCATGTTCAAATTTAAGACTTTTTCGGGTTAATTTGATACGTGATGAGTGTGCCTCGAGGCCGTCTTCAATTCCTAAATAACCTACACCATAGCTTTtgtaaaataaataaattttaACAACATACTCTACATCTCATGTAATGACGCCATGCAAAGTTTCGTAGGTTTCAGACGACATtaaattttctgaaaattttgaaaatCATCTTACATATTGAAAATTGGGACAATTCCATTTCTGCCCCTAACTGGAACCCACTACTCAAATTTGTCCCTAATTTCATTGtgtgctcaaatttgcccctctACCGTTAGTTGCCCTTATAGAAATGACCTTCTGCGCCGTTACCGTGTGGTCAAACAGCTTTGACCATCtcgaaaaaatagcaaaaaaagtGAAAAAGATCTGAAGTTTTGTGGGATCGAAGGTACTCAGGTTCGCAAGGTGCGTGCAGATTTTCATGTTGTTTGGGCATTCTAGGAGCTCGTGGCGAAGGAAAAACAATAAATATGTACGCGTGTGAAccgtaaattcaaaaaaatagtaagaaaattcaaaaaaatctgattttttttgGCATCCAAGATGCTCAGGTGCGGAAGGTGTGTGCAAAATTTTGTTGTGTTTGAACATTGTAGGAGCTCGTggagaaaaaaacaaaatttgTCTCCGAAAAAAACTTGTAAAAAATACACTATTTTGGTTTTTTTTGCAAGAGCTCCTCGCATGTCATTTGATAACAAAATTTTGCACACACCTTGTGCACCCGAGCATCTTGGACGCCAAAAAAATTCATAGGTTTTTGAATTTTCTTGCTTTTTTTTAATTTACTATTCAAAGATGTACAGATTTATTGTTTTCCTTTGCCACGAGCTCCTGGTATGTCTAAATAGAACGAAAATTTGCACGCACCTTGCGCACATGAGTAGCTTCAATCCCACAAAATTTTagatttttttgctatttttttcaTGATGGTCAAAGCTGTTTGACCAGACGGTAACAGCGCagaagggcatttctataaggGCAACTAACGGCAGAGGGGTAAATTTGAGCACACATTGAAATTAGGGGCACATTTGAATAGTGAGTTTCAGTTAGGGGCAGAAATGAAATTGTCCCTCGAAAATTAAGCCCGTGTGTTTTAATTTTCCCCTATGCATATTTGAAAGTACCAAAGTTTTGTTTCATAACAACCAAATACTCACCGTATATGATAACTACCTTATTTATGATATTTCTCACTTTTTTGGAAAATTTTAAATCtaagttcaaatttgaattatatcCGGTGAAATAGGCAAATTTAttaataagatgcataaaatatagCACATAATTTTAAATTTGATGGCTTGAGTTCGTTCTGGATTGGATCATTGGGTGCGGACGCAGCGTATTTCCACGAGCCAGCCGGCGAGGACGACGTCGAAGCTTATTTTCAGCCTCCCGTCCATGCGCTGTGCAAGTGCAGGCCAGAACCATATGAAAAAGCTTAGCAGCCAGCGGCCGCCGGCCGTTACCTGCAGCATGCATGTGACTGCACACTGTGCCAAGAAGCCCGCGCGTATCGACAACTCCCGGAAAAGGACCCTTTTGTGCAGACGCGTGGAATTCCGTATGTACTAGCATGGATGAGACGGACTGTGAGCCATAGTCATGATGCGCCACATGCGTCCGTTGTCCTATCACCCGGCCCGTCGGATTTTCTCCCCGCAAATAAAGATCGCGCGCGCAACGTGGAATGTGAATTATGCATTCCCTGCGCTGCACCCGAGTTGAGCAGCTATAAGTACAGCTGCAAACCAAGCAGCTTCATCACACAAGCGTCCTGCAAGCTCTCCTCTTGCGCTATACCACACAGGAGAGCATTACACGAGCTGATTTGCTGAAGGTGAGTTGGCATGGCGAGGTTTGCTGCCCTCGCCGTGTGCGCCGCTGCGCTTCTGCTCGCCGTGGCGGTGGGCGGCGCCGCGGCGCAGGGCGTGGGCTCGGTCATCACGCGGTCGGTGTACGCGAGCATGCTGCCCAACCGCGACAACTCGCTGTGCCCGGCCCGGGGGTTCTACACGTACGACGCCTTCATCGCCGCCGCCAACACCTTCCCGGGCTTCGGCACCACCGGCAGCGCCGACGACATCAAGCGCGACCTCGCTGCCTTCTTCGGCCAGACCTCGCACGAGACCACCGGTACGAGTCAGTCAGCCACTGTTGATTTCGGTTGCTGTTTTCAACGGATTTCGTGGCACTTTTGATTTGGACATCGCTGCCTTGGTTAATCGTGTAAGTGCTTGTGCATGCCGTGCCAACGTGTAGGAGGGACGAGAGGCGCTGCCGACCAGTTCCAATGGGGCTACTGCTTCAAGGAAGAGATAAGCAAGGCCACGTCTCCACCCTACTATGGACGGGGACCCATCCAATTGACAGGGTAAGCAAAATCCCAAGTTTATGGCCTATAAGACGATCTCTCAAACATCATCCACATGAGAAAAAAACAGTATATTGGTCAACACTGATATCACAGACTGAAATAATCTGTAGAAAAAAATCTGCTTGAAAAGTACAGCAGTGTTGACATTCTAGCTAGCCGCTAATCACGACCTGGTCCAAGTAAGCTTTCGTTTTCGCGTGTAATAATTATAAATAACAAGAAAAGCCCAGTTGGGTTGCTTTGCCGAAGAGATTGTTCTGATGAACAAATAATTCATTGTGCGATTGACCAGGCGGTCCAACTACGATCTCGCCGGGAGAGCCATTGGGAAGGACCTGGTGAGCAACCCGGACCTAGTGTCCACGGACGCGGTGGTGTCCTTCAGGACGGCCATGTGGTTCTGGATGACGGCGCAGGGCAACAAGCCGTCGAGCCACAACGTCGCCCTACGCCGCTGGACACCGACGGCCGCTGACACCGCTGCC is drawn from Aegilops tauschii subsp. strangulata cultivar AL8/78 chromosome 1, Aet v6.0, whole genome shotgun sequence and contains these coding sequences:
- the LOC109770222 gene encoding chitinase 8, producing MARFAALAVCAAALLLAVAVGGAAAQGVGSVITRSVYASMLPNRDNSLCPARGFYTYDAFIAAANTFPGFGTTGSADDIKRDLAAFFGQTSHETTGGTRGAADQFQWGYCFKEEISKATSPPYYGRGPIQLTGRSNYDLAGRAIGKDLVSNPDLVSTDAVVSFRTAMWFWMTAQGNKPSSHNVALRRWTPTAADTAAGRVPGYGVITNIINGGLECGMGRNDANVDRIGYYTRYCSMLGTSTGGNLDCYTQRNFAS